The Helicobacter mustelae genome has a segment encoding these proteins:
- a CDS encoding methylated-DNA--[protein]-cysteine S-methyltransferase, with amino-acid sequence MKYFFEMQDPIYFLPYKTPFGDFYLCSQNDRIIALDTSPLGLLSHTPLLQEASKQLDEYFQKKRKTFCLPLFQRGTPFQNRVWEAIAKIPYGQTRSYKQLAESIAHPRAYRATGSACGKNSLPIFIPCHRVVASTHMGGFALELGIKNFLLKLESQ; translated from the coding sequence TTGAAGTATTTCTTTGAAATGCAAGACCCTATTTATTTTTTGCCCTATAAAACACCATTTGGAGATTTTTATCTTTGCTCACAAAACGACAGGATTATTGCATTGGATACCTCTCCTCTTGGGCTTTTATCTCACACTCCACTTTTACAAGAAGCAAGCAAACAGCTTGATGAATATTTTCAAAAAAAGAGAAAAACTTTTTGCCTACCACTATTCCAAAGGGGAACTCCCTTTCAAAATCGCGTATGGGAAGCAATCGCAAAAATCCCCTATGGCCAAACTCGTAGCTATAAACAACTAGCAGAATCCATTGCTCATCCTCGTGCTTATCGAGCCACAGGGAGTGCTTGCGGGAAAAATTCCCTGCCTATTTTTATCCCCTGCCATCGCGTGGTGGCTAGCACACATATGGGAGGTTTTGCTCTAGAGCTTGGCATCAAGAATTTTTTACTCAAACTTGAATCCCAATAA
- the purE gene encoding 5-(carboxyamino)imidazole ribonucleotide mutase yields MDFVSIIMGSKSDYKIMSECIAVLEGFGIPYEMLISSAHRSPERTRTYIQKAEAKGAKVFIAAAGMAAHLAGAIAGMTIRPVIGVPLPGGAIDGLDALLSTVQMPSGIPVGTLAIGKAGAMNAGYLAAQILSLNNPILTQKLKEDREKKLAKLEADSREIEVFL; encoded by the coding sequence ATGGATTTTGTCAGCATCATTATGGGAAGCAAAAGCGACTACAAGATCATGAGCGAATGCATCGCTGTGTTGGAGGGCTTTGGCATTCCTTATGAGATGCTCATCTCCTCAGCACACAGAAGTCCTGAGCGGACAAGGACATACATCCAAAAAGCCGAGGCAAAGGGAGCCAAGGTCTTCATCGCTGCAGCAGGTATGGCAGCCCATTTAGCAGGAGCAATCGCAGGCATGACCATCAGACCTGTGATCGGAGTCCCCTTGCCTGGCGGTGCGATAGATGGACTTGATGCATTGCTTAGCACGGTACAAATGCCAAGTGGCATACCTGTAGGAACTCTGGCTATTGGAAAAGCAGGCGCGATGAATGCTGGCTATCTTGCCGCACAAATTCTCTCCCTTAACAATCCCATTCTCACACAAAAATTAAAAGAAGATCGAGAAAAAAAACTCGCTAAGCTAGAAGCAGATAGCAGAGAAATTGAAGTATTTCTTTGA